A region from the Anomaloglossus baeobatrachus isolate aAnoBae1 chromosome 11, aAnoBae1.hap1, whole genome shotgun sequence genome encodes:
- the FAM118B gene encoding protein FAM118B isoform X1 yields MASALHLKSERLTLIQDGIPPSKKPRPEFIFSRKLLPSLKTKRPQELVLVIGTGISAAVAPQVPALKSWKGLIQALLDAANDFDLLEEEESKKFQKCLHEDKNLIHVAHDLIQKLSPRTSNVRSTFFKDCLYEVFDDLESKMEDSGKQLLQSVLQLMEHGALVLTTNFDNLLEIYAVHQGKQLESLDLTDEKKVLEWAQEKKQLSVLHIHGVYTNPSGIVLHPAGYQNVLRNTEVMREIQKLYETKSFLFLGCGRTVDDTTFQALFLEAVKHKSDLEHFMLVRREDVDEFKKLRENMLDKGIKVISYGTEYSDLPEYFERLANEISTKGRTGQSCGQSYEAEESYEVRGQFLPFFLEDPRTDSCTQSDLEHGVLPSVPPKVPQSLDPPRTNCHRITTPQPPLSHGRWTLEEQLRSFTATQERLRKGIMTKVNALHLDLCQLATGADRNSAVFRKILKVEMERNHLLAHMNANISKLSASLHLLAIQQSANHRDAQALCDQERAAAEEATARLPSPPPSHYRYSMRARTAPPTALNYSSDLRPKPAKRGRK; encoded by the exons TGCGGCTgtagcaccacaagtcccagcactgAAGTCCTGGAAGGGGTTAATTCAGGCCCTGCTCGATGCGGCTAACGACTTCGACCTCCTAGAAGAAGAAGAAAGCAAGAAATTCCAGAAATGTCTCCATGAGGACAAAAATCTGATCCATGTGGCCCACGACCTCATCCAGAAACTGTCACCG CGCACCAGCAATGTCCGCTCCACTTTCTTCAAGGACTGTCTCTATGAAGTCTTCGATGACCTGGAGTCAAAGATGGAGGACTCTGGGAAGCAACTCCTCCAGTCCGTGCTGCAGCTGATGGAGCACGGCGCACTGGTCCTGACAACCAACTTTGACAACCTCCTGGAGATCTACGCCGTTCATCAGGGAAAGCAACTTGAATCCCTAGACCTCACCGACGAGAAGAAG GTGCTAGAATGGGCTCAGGAGAAGAAGCAGCTGAGCGTCCTGCACATACACGGCGTCTACACCAACCCCAGCGGCATCGTCCTGCACCCGGCTGGATACCAAAACGTCCTCAGGAACACCGAGGTCATG AGAGAAATCCAGAAACTCTACGAGACCAAGTCCTTCCTGTTTTTGGGCTGTGGCCGCACCGTGGATGACACCACGTTCCAGGCCTTGTTCCTGGAGGCGGTGAAGCACAAGTCGGACCTGGAGCACTTCATGCTGGTCCGCAGGGAAGACGTGGACGAGTTCAAGAAGCTGCGGGAGAACATGCTGGACAAGGGCATAAAGGTCATTTCTTACGGCACCGAGTACTCCGACCTCCCCGAGTACTTCGAGAGGCTCGCGAACGAGATCTCCACAAAAGGCCGCACAG GTCAATCATGTGGTCAAAGCTATGAAGCGGAGGAGTCTTATGAGGTCAGAGGTCAGTTTCTGCCATTTTTCCTTGAAGACCCCAGAACAGACAGTTGTACACAGAGCGATCTGGAACATGGAGTCCTGCCGTCCGTCCCTCCCAAGGTGCCTCAGTCCTTGGACCCGCCGCGCACCAACTGTCACCGGATAACCACTCCACAGCCGCCACTCAGCCACGGGCGGTGGACTCTGGAGGAGCAGCTCAGAAGCTTCACAGCCACGCAGGAAAGATTACGAAAGGGGATCATGACCAAGGTGAACGCGTTACACCTGGACTTGTGCCAGCTCGCAACGGGCGCGGACAGGAACAGCGCCGTGTTCAGGAAAATCCTAAAGGTGGAAATGGAGAGAAACCATCTGCTCGCTCATATGAACGCCAACATCAGCAAACTGTCCGCGAGCTTACACCTGCTCGCCATCCAGCAGAGCGCCAACCACCGGGACGCACAAGCCTTGTGTGACCAGGAGAGGGCAGCAGCCGAGGAAGCGACCGCCAGACTTCCATCCCCTCCTCCATCCCACTACCGCTACTCAATGCGAGCGAGAACAGCGCCCCCTACTGCCTTAAACTACAGCTCAGACCTAAGACCAAAGCCGGCAAAGAGAGGCCGGAAATAA
- the FAM118B gene encoding protein FAM118B isoform X2: MASALHLKSERLTLIQDGIPPSKKPRKLLPSLKTKRPQELVLVIGTGISAAVAPQVPALKSWKGLIQALLDAANDFDLLEEEESKKFQKCLHEDKNLIHVAHDLIQKLSPRTSNVRSTFFKDCLYEVFDDLESKMEDSGKQLLQSVLQLMEHGALVLTTNFDNLLEIYAVHQGKQLESLDLTDEKKVLEWAQEKKQLSVLHIHGVYTNPSGIVLHPAGYQNVLRNTEVMREIQKLYETKSFLFLGCGRTVDDTTFQALFLEAVKHKSDLEHFMLVRREDVDEFKKLRENMLDKGIKVISYGTEYSDLPEYFERLANEISTKGRTGQSCGQSYEAEESYEVRGQFLPFFLEDPRTDSCTQSDLEHGVLPSVPPKVPQSLDPPRTNCHRITTPQPPLSHGRWTLEEQLRSFTATQERLRKGIMTKVNALHLDLCQLATGADRNSAVFRKILKVEMERNHLLAHMNANISKLSASLHLLAIQQSANHRDAQALCDQERAAAEEATARLPSPPPSHYRYSMRARTAPPTALNYSSDLRPKPAKRGRK, translated from the exons TGCGGCTgtagcaccacaagtcccagcactgAAGTCCTGGAAGGGGTTAATTCAGGCCCTGCTCGATGCGGCTAACGACTTCGACCTCCTAGAAGAAGAAGAAAGCAAGAAATTCCAGAAATGTCTCCATGAGGACAAAAATCTGATCCATGTGGCCCACGACCTCATCCAGAAACTGTCACCG CGCACCAGCAATGTCCGCTCCACTTTCTTCAAGGACTGTCTCTATGAAGTCTTCGATGACCTGGAGTCAAAGATGGAGGACTCTGGGAAGCAACTCCTCCAGTCCGTGCTGCAGCTGATGGAGCACGGCGCACTGGTCCTGACAACCAACTTTGACAACCTCCTGGAGATCTACGCCGTTCATCAGGGAAAGCAACTTGAATCCCTAGACCTCACCGACGAGAAGAAG GTGCTAGAATGGGCTCAGGAGAAGAAGCAGCTGAGCGTCCTGCACATACACGGCGTCTACACCAACCCCAGCGGCATCGTCCTGCACCCGGCTGGATACCAAAACGTCCTCAGGAACACCGAGGTCATG AGAGAAATCCAGAAACTCTACGAGACCAAGTCCTTCCTGTTTTTGGGCTGTGGCCGCACCGTGGATGACACCACGTTCCAGGCCTTGTTCCTGGAGGCGGTGAAGCACAAGTCGGACCTGGAGCACTTCATGCTGGTCCGCAGGGAAGACGTGGACGAGTTCAAGAAGCTGCGGGAGAACATGCTGGACAAGGGCATAAAGGTCATTTCTTACGGCACCGAGTACTCCGACCTCCCCGAGTACTTCGAGAGGCTCGCGAACGAGATCTCCACAAAAGGCCGCACAG GTCAATCATGTGGTCAAAGCTATGAAGCGGAGGAGTCTTATGAGGTCAGAGGTCAGTTTCTGCCATTTTTCCTTGAAGACCCCAGAACAGACAGTTGTACACAGAGCGATCTGGAACATGGAGTCCTGCCGTCCGTCCCTCCCAAGGTGCCTCAGTCCTTGGACCCGCCGCGCACCAACTGTCACCGGATAACCACTCCACAGCCGCCACTCAGCCACGGGCGGTGGACTCTGGAGGAGCAGCTCAGAAGCTTCACAGCCACGCAGGAAAGATTACGAAAGGGGATCATGACCAAGGTGAACGCGTTACACCTGGACTTGTGCCAGCTCGCAACGGGCGCGGACAGGAACAGCGCCGTGTTCAGGAAAATCCTAAAGGTGGAAATGGAGAGAAACCATCTGCTCGCTCATATGAACGCCAACATCAGCAAACTGTCCGCGAGCTTACACCTGCTCGCCATCCAGCAGAGCGCCAACCACCGGGACGCACAAGCCTTGTGTGACCAGGAGAGGGCAGCAGCCGAGGAAGCGACCGCCAGACTTCCATCCCCTCCTCCATCCCACTACCGCTACTCAATGCGAGCGAGAACAGCGCCCCCTACTGCCTTAAACTACAGCTCAGACCTAAGACCAAAGCCGGCAAAGAGAGGCCGGAAATAA